In a genomic window of Microterricola viridarii:
- a CDS encoding TetR family transcriptional regulator encodes MRTEPIQQRSAERLDALLDSAAYVVDQVGFDRITTAMIADHAGASIGTVYRYFPDRVAVLSALRDRSMARFRARVAFDIQDSSPQNWWQAIDLAITAFVDLYRTEPGFHIVHFTERQSVAGGPVAGADAEQELVAHSGDDSFPVRLAAVLSDEFGLDGGPDLLFRLEVAIEIADGLLSRAFRDDPDGDSRFIAECRAVAHGYLVSYYGGPETA; translated from the coding sequence GTGCGCACCGAGCCCATCCAGCAGCGCAGCGCTGAGCGGCTGGACGCCCTACTGGACTCTGCCGCCTACGTGGTGGACCAGGTGGGGTTCGACAGGATCACGACCGCCATGATCGCCGACCACGCCGGCGCATCCATCGGCACCGTCTACCGCTACTTTCCCGACCGTGTCGCGGTGCTCTCCGCGCTGCGCGACCGGTCGATGGCGCGTTTTCGGGCGCGGGTCGCCTTCGACATCCAAGATTCTTCCCCCCAGAACTGGTGGCAGGCCATCGACCTGGCGATTACCGCCTTCGTCGACCTGTACCGCACGGAGCCCGGCTTCCACATCGTGCACTTCACCGAGCGGCAGAGCGTGGCGGGCGGCCCGGTCGCCGGAGCCGACGCCGAGCAGGAGCTCGTTGCGCACTCCGGCGATGACTCGTTCCCGGTTCGCCTGGCCGCCGTGCTGAGCGACGAGTTCGGCCTCGACGGCGGGCCGGATCTCCTGTTCCGCCTGGAGGTCGCGATCGAGATCGCCGACGGCCTGCTCTCGCGTGCCTTCCGCGACGACCCCGACGGCGACAGCCGGTTCATTGCGGAATGCCGCGCCGTGGCGCACGGATACCTCGTGTCCTACTACGGCGGTCCCGAAACGGCATAG
- a CDS encoding App1 family protein: MVDSSEACNAPQSSAPPAHRAARIEDWAHARRDRAARKRGHRETVIPYTGYGGDGWVRILCRVLLSRPAEPQPASARARRRAERRGTGMRGWRSFTSVPVGYARVSVDVGGQSFELVADRGGVVDTVVQVGLTPGWHTATLRTAESVAVEAPLNVVDPAVTFGVLSDVDDTVMVTMLPRPLLAAWNTFVLDEHARIPTPGMAVLLDKLANSRPGTPVIYLSTGAWNVAPTLTRFLSRNLYPSGVLLLTDWGPTHDRLFRSGREHKRDNLNRLAAEFPNIRWLLVGDDGQHDEEHYRQFALAHPDNVAAIAIRELSPGEAVLAGGRSKIEDGYGGVPWAYAPDGSGLADQLTELGILKP; encoded by the coding sequence GTGGTCGACTCCAGCGAAGCGTGCAATGCACCCCAGAGCTCGGCCCCGCCCGCGCACCGGGCCGCCCGCATCGAGGACTGGGCGCACGCCCGGCGCGATCGTGCCGCCCGCAAGAGGGGGCACCGGGAGACGGTGATCCCCTACACCGGCTACGGCGGCGACGGCTGGGTGCGCATCCTCTGCCGCGTGCTGCTCTCTCGCCCGGCCGAGCCGCAGCCGGCATCCGCCCGCGCCCGGCGCCGCGCCGAGCGCCGCGGAACGGGCATGCGCGGCTGGCGCAGCTTCACGAGCGTTCCCGTCGGTTACGCCCGGGTGAGCGTCGACGTCGGCGGGCAGAGCTTCGAGCTGGTGGCCGACCGCGGCGGCGTCGTCGACACCGTGGTGCAGGTGGGCCTGACGCCCGGCTGGCACACGGCGACGCTGCGCACCGCCGAGTCGGTGGCCGTCGAGGCCCCGCTCAACGTTGTCGACCCCGCGGTGACCTTCGGCGTGCTCTCTGATGTCGATGACACCGTCATGGTCACCATGCTGCCCCGGCCGCTCCTGGCCGCCTGGAACACCTTCGTGCTCGACGAGCACGCCCGCATCCCGACGCCCGGCATGGCCGTGCTGCTGGACAAGCTGGCCAACTCCCGCCCCGGAACGCCGGTGATCTACCTCTCCACCGGGGCATGGAACGTCGCTCCGACGCTCACCCGCTTCCTCTCCCGCAACCTGTACCCGAGCGGCGTGCTGCTCCTGACCGATTGGGGCCCGACGCACGACCGGCTGTTCCGGAGCGGCAGGGAGCACAAGCGGGACAACCTCAACCGCCTGGCGGCCGAGTTCCCGAACATCCGCTGGCTGCTGGTCGGCGACGACGGCCAGCACGACGAGGAGCACTACCGCCAGTTCGCCCTCGCCCACCCGGACAATGTGGCGGCGATCGCGATCCGCGAGCTCTCCCCCGGCGAGGCTGTGCTGGCCGGCGGCCGCTCCAAGATCGAGGACGGCTACGGCGGCGTGCCCTGGGCGTACGCCCCGGACGGCTCCGGCCTGGCCGACCAGCTCACCGAGCTGGGAATCCTCAAGCCCTAG